The DNA region ATCTTCACTAGTATCCGCTCCAGCACTCCTTACAGTATACCTTCTCAGCTGAATACTACGCTCTCCTACCGCGCATATTTGCATATGCACCCGCGATGTCGGTTTTATGCTTGAGCCCCGTTTATTATTGGCGCGATGATTCTCGATTGGTGAGCTGTTACGCACTCTTTAAATGATTGCTGCCTCTAAGCCAACATTCCAACTGTCTTAGAATCATCACTTCCTTACTCACTTAGCATAAAATTAGGGACCTTAATCGGCGGTCTGGGCTGTTCCCCTCTCGACAACGAAGCTTAGCCCCCGCTGTCTATCTCCCGGACTCGCTTTTGGTATTCGGAGTTTGATTTCCGTTGGTAAGCCGGTAGGCCCCCGCTAGAATTCAGTGCTCTACCCCCAAAAGCTTAATATCCGAGGCTAACCCTAAAGTTATTTCGGAGAGAACAAGATATCTCCAAGTTTGATTGGCCTTTCACCCCTATTCACAACTCATCCAAACCTTTTTCAACAGGTACTAGTTCGGTCCTCCACATGGTCTTACCCATGCTTCAACCTGGTCATAAATAGCTCACTTGGTTTCGTGTCTAAATCAAACGACTAAACGCTCTATTAAAACTCGCTTTCGCTTCGGCTCCAGAATGTAAATCCCTTAACCTCGCCGTTTAACTTAACTCCCTGGCTCATCATGCAAAAGGCACGCCGTCAACCATAACCCAAAAAGGGTCATAGGTCTTCGACCGCTTATAAGCTACTGGTTTCAGGTTCTATTTCACTCCCTTAACAAGGGTTCTTTTCACCTTTCCTTCACAGTACTGGTTCACTATAGGTCATTGACTAGTATTTAGCCTTGGAGAGTGGTCTCCCCAGATTCAGACTAGGTTTCACGTGTCTAGCCCTACTCAGGTATCGATTAGAGTCTCTTGTTCTTTCGTCTACGGGACTATCACCCTGTATCGTTCAACTTTCCAGAAATATTCAACTAGAACTCAAGATCCCACGTTATCGACCCTACAACCCTGCGCCAAAAAACGCAGTTTAGGCTCCTCCCCTTTCGCTCGCCGCTACACAGGGAATCTCTTTGATTTCTTTTCCTCTGCTTACTAAGATGTTTCAGTTCAGCAGGTGTCGCTTTATACGCCTATGTATTCAACGTATAATGATAGATAATTAATCTATCGGGTTGCCCCATTCGGAAACCTCCGGGTCATAGCTTTATACCAGCTCGCCGAAGATTACTGCAGGTAAACGCATCCTTCATCGCCTGTCAATGCCAAGGCATCCGCCAATAGCTCTTAATAACTTGGTCTGTAAATTTATTGATCCATGCAAGTTAACTTCACCTAAAGACAATATTCTTAAACGTCTATTATTATATGTGAAATATACTTGTTACCATTATTATTTACATAACATACTTGATCACAAACTGAATGTTTTGAAAACAAAAAAACTTAACAATGCAAAAGAAATAGAATGCAAGTCTTATAAAACACTTGCCCAACCTAGTCGGACTATCTGTAAAAATAGTCGTCCTTATCCTTAAAAGGAGGTGATCCAGCCCCACCTTCCGGTAGGGCTACCTTGTTACGACTTCATCCCAGTCATCAGCCTCACCTTGGGCGCCTCTCTCCTAAAAAGGTTGAGTCAACGACTTAAGGTAAAACCAACTCCCATGATGTGACGGGCGGTGTGTACAAGGCCCGGGAACGTATTCACGGCGTTATGGCTGACACGCCATTACTAGCAATTCCGACTTCATGTAGTCGAGTTGCAGACTACAATCCGAACTGGGGCCAGCTTTTAGGATTTGCTCCATCTCGCGATCTTGCTACCTTCTGTACTGGCCATTGTAGCACGTGTGTCGCCCTGGGCATAAGGGCCATGCTGACTTGACGTCATCCTCGCCTTCCTCCTGGTTAACCCAGGCAGTCTCGTTAGAGTTCCCACCCTAAGTGCTGGCAACTAACGATAAGGGTTGCGCTCGTTGCGGGACTTAACCCAACACCTCACGGCACGAGCTGACGACAGCCATGCAGCACCTGTGTATCTGTCCTTGCGGAAAACGACATTTCTGCCGCGATCAAATACATGTCAAGCCCAGGTAAGGTCCTTCGCGTTGCATCGAATTAAACCACATGCTCCACTGCTTGTGCGGGCCCCCGTCAATTCTTTTGAGTTTCACCCTTGCGAGTGTACTCCTCAGGCGGCATACTTAACGCGTTAGCTCCGACACGGATGGGGTTGAGACCATCCACATCAAGTATGCATCGTTTACGGCAAGGACTACCAGGGTATCTAATCCTGTTTGCTCCCCTTGCTTTCGCGCCTCAGCGTCAGGAATAAATTAGAAAAGCGCCTTCGCCACTGGTGTTCTTCCACATATCTACGCATTTCACCGCTACACGTGGAATTCCCTTTTCTCCATCTAACCTCTAGAAAGATAGTATTAGATGCCTGTTTGGAGTTGAGCTCCAAGATTTAACATCTAACTTTCCTTTCCGCCTACACGCCCTTTACGCCCAATAAATCCGATTAACGCTAGCACCCTCCGTATTACCGCAGCTGCTGGCACGGAGTTAGCCGGTGCTTCTTTACCTGGTACGCTCAAATCAATTGGATATTAGCCAATCTCTCTTATTCCCAGGCGAAAGTGCTTTACAACCCTAAGGCCTTCATCACACACGCGGCGTCGCTTCGTCAGACTTTCGTCCATTGCGAAAGATTCTCGACTGCAGCCTCCCGTAGGAGTCTGGGCAGTGTCTCAGTCCCAGTGTTGGCGGTCAATCTCTCAATCCGCCTAGACGTCAAAGCCTTGGTAGGCCATTACCCCACCAACAAGCTGATATCCCATAGACTCTCCCTCAACCAAAAGGTCCGAAGATCCCCTTCTTTAATATATCTTAGATGCCTAAAATACACCACATTCGGTATTAGCGACCGTTTCCAATCGTTATTCCCAAGTTGAGGACAGATTATCTATGTATTACTAACCCTTCCGCCACTAAACAACAACCGAAGCTGTTGTTCCGTTCGACTTGCATGCCTCATCCACGCCGCCAGCGTTCAATCTGAACCAAGATCAAATTCTCAGAAAAAAAATAAACTTCAAAAATTAACGGATTTTTAAAAAATCCTCACAAGCATTTTATATTACTGGCCTGCATTCTATCTCATTTGCATTGTTAAGAAGAACGTCCTGAAAGATCTCAAGACCTTCGTTGCTCACCCTCATCGCTGTGCGGGTTGTTCATTCTTTCGTGTCTCGCACTCAAGAAGAAATCAACAATCTATCGAAAACAGGATTTTTTATGCAACCTATTTGCACATTTTATTTTTTTCTGTCTCGAAATCAAATCCGCAAAAAACACCTCTACACATACCTATGAGGGCAAAAATAATGAGATAAAAAATCTTAATTTTTTTTGTTTTTACTGTGTTTGCGTTTCATCCTCAGATCCACTAAACATCTCCTGTTTTATTCCAAAAATTGCCTACATTAGTTTGCACAATACACATGGAACCACCTCTTGTTTAGAAATAAAAATTGACAAATCAAAAATTCCTAAATCTCTTAATTTTTTGACTTGGATAAATATTGTCTTGGGGATAATATTCCTGTTTTTCAGTTCCATGGCGAACGTAGCTCAGTTGGTTAGAGCGTCGGATTGTGGTTCCGAAGGTCGCGGGTTCAAACCCCGTCGTTCGCCCTCTTTTATCTTCTTTTTTTCTTTTGTCCTTCTTGATATAACCAAATATTTAGAATAAAGTGATTCCTAATAAAACCTTGGTTTTTTCATGGCAAAAGAGCGACAAAAACCTAAGTTTCGCCTATTTCGAGCAATTTCTTCTACGGTTAGGGCTAGCACCTACCTAGTTCTCGCTTGTTTTTCTGGACTTAGTTTATGGAGTTTCCACAGCAACCAACCATGTACACAAAATTGGATCGGATTGTTGGGCTGGTCTTTGAGTTCCTTTCTAGTTTATTTTTTTGGTGCCGCATCTCTTTTGATTCCTCCATATTTTTTGTGGCTAGCACTATTAAATCTACGCAGAACACCGACAACGATACTTAGAAAGAAAGCTCTTGCTTTTGCAGCTTTGCCCTTATGTAGTGCCATCCTGTTATCTATGCTTTCACCTGCAACGATATTACCTCGAGCTTTAGATACACGTTTGCCTAAAATCATCGTTGGTTTGAATCCTCCCGTATCTTATCTGGGTGGTATTCCATTTTATATTCTTTATGCTGGGCAAAGTTTATGTTTAAAAAACTTAATCGGCTCTGTTGGAACTGCTCTAATCTTTTCCTCTATTTTTCTTTTTTCTATTTTCTACTTATTCGGCGGATTCGAACTTGTTAAAAAAAAAATTATTCAAAAATTTTTCAAAAAAAAGTTGGAAAATTTTTTTCATTTGTTAACAAGTTGTTTCAAAAAACTTACTGACAAAAAGACATACTTGCCCAGACCGTCTATGAAAATATCGCCTACAATGGGCACTAATAGACCGTCTCAAAAAAAAGCTGCAATGCCAATAGTGTCGCTACCTGTAGAAAATAGCGACCTTGAAGGAGTATCTCCGGTTACCTTTGAACCATCGAGATCTCCTACGATTTTTCTAACACCTCATCCACAAAAACGCACTCTATCCACCTTCCCCAAGCATGATAATGCGTTAGAAAAAAGTTCAAAAATTACTCCTTTACCTCAAACCTTAATACTGCCTAACAAAAAATCATCCAAGCCCTCTTCTGCCAACTTTAACATCATACCTGAAGAAACTTTAGGGTTACCCCAATATCACCTTTTGAGTAAGACTGATGATTCTGAACCAGAGTCATTACGAGAGGAATTGGAAAAGAAAGCTCTGCTTTTGGCACAAACTTTAGAAAGTTTTGGAATCGATGCAGATATAGGAAACATCTGTTCTGGGCCCACACTTGCCGCATTTGAAGTCTTACCTAGAACTGGGGTAAAGGTACAAAAAATTAAAGCATTGGAAAATGATATAGCCTTAAATTTACAAGCATCTAGCATACGAATTATTGCTCCAATTCCAGGGAAAGCTGCTGTAGGGATTGAGATTCCTAATCCGCACCCACAGCCTGTTAACTTTAGAGACTTGTTAGAGGATTACCAAAAGCAAGAGCAAAAACTTCAGATACCTCTGTTACTAGGAAAAAAAGCTAATGGGGATAATTTTTGGGCAGATCTTGCTACAATGCCACATCTTATCATTGCAGGGACTACAGGATCAGGAAAATCTGTCTGTATTAATACGATTGTCATGTCCATTATCATGACCTCTTTACCATCTGATATTAAATTGGTGATAGTAGATCCTAAAAAAGTAGAGCTCACCGGTTATTCACAACTCCCACACATGCTAACTCCAGTAGTAACAGAATCGCGAGACGCTCATAGTGCTCTAATGTGGCTAGTTAAAGAGATGGAACTACGTTATGAAATCTTAAGATTCTTGGGGTTACGCAATATTCAAGCATTCAACGCGCGCGTAAGAAATTTGGACATCGAATCCTCGTATGATAAAGAAATTCCCGAAAAGATGCCCTTTATTGTAGGGATTATTGATGAGCTATCAGATCTACTTTTATCTTCATCTCAAGATATAGAGACTCCAATTATTCGCTTAGCACAAATGGCTAGAGCTATCGGGATTCATTTAATTTTGGCAACACAAAGACCTTCTCGAGATGTGATTACAGGATTAATCAAAGCAAACTTTCCCTCAAGGATTGCTTTCAAAGTGGCAAATAAAGTAAATAGTCAAATTATTATTGATGAACCTGGTGCTGAGAACCTCATGGGCAATGGAGATATGTTAGTAGTTTCTCCTTCTGCATTTGGTGCTGTCAGAGCTCAAGGAGCTTATATTCGTGATGATGACATCAATAAAGTTATTAAAGATCTCTGCTCTCGATTTCATACAAAATATGTTATACCTTCATTCGATACTTACGAAGACTTTTATAGCGATGGGGATATCGAACGGGATCCGTTATTCAATCAAGCAAAAAACTTAATTCTACAAACTGGCAACGCCTCTACAACTTTCTTACAGAGAAAACTTAAAATTGGTTATGCTAGGGCTGCGAGTTTGATAGATCAACTCGAAGAAGCGCGTATTATTGGCCCCTCAGAAGGCGCTAAACCCAGACAAATACTAGTGCAACTTCCTCCACAAGAAGGATAATAATTTATGGAAGGTTTTTTCCCTTTAGCTTCCGGCTCCAAAGGGAACTGTACCTATTTGGGAACAGCATCCACCAAAATTCTAATAGATCTCGGCATTAGTAAACAACAAGTGACCCGAGAGCTTCGCGCTATGGACATTCATCCGGAAGATATTCAGGCTATTTTTGTTTCTCATGAACACTCCGATCACATAT from Chlamydia ibidis 10-1398/6 includes:
- a CDS encoding DNA translocase FtsK, whose protein sequence is MAKERQKPKFRLFRAISSTVRASTYLVLACFSGLSLWSFHSNQPCTQNWIGLLGWSLSSFLVYFFGAASLLIPPYFLWLALLNLRRTPTTILRKKALAFAALPLCSAILLSMLSPATILPRALDTRLPKIIVGLNPPVSYLGGIPFYILYAGQSLCLKNLIGSVGTALIFSSIFLFSIFYLFGGFELVKKKIIQKFFKKKLENFFHLLTSCFKKLTDKKTYLPRPSMKISPTMGTNRPSQKKAAMPIVSLPVENSDLEGVSPVTFEPSRSPTIFLTPHPQKRTLSTFPKHDNALEKSSKITPLPQTLILPNKKSSKPSSANFNIIPEETLGLPQYHLLSKTDDSEPESLREELEKKALLLAQTLESFGIDADIGNICSGPTLAAFEVLPRTGVKVQKIKALENDIALNLQASSIRIIAPIPGKAAVGIEIPNPHPQPVNFRDLLEDYQKQEQKLQIPLLLGKKANGDNFWADLATMPHLIIAGTTGSGKSVCINTIVMSIIMTSLPSDIKLVIVDPKKVELTGYSQLPHMLTPVVTESRDAHSALMWLVKEMELRYEILRFLGLRNIQAFNARVRNLDIESSYDKEIPEKMPFIVGIIDELSDLLLSSSQDIETPIIRLAQMARAIGIHLILATQRPSRDVITGLIKANFPSRIAFKVANKVNSQIIIDEPGAENLMGNGDMLVVSPSAFGAVRAQGAYIRDDDINKVIKDLCSRFHTKYVIPSFDTYEDFYSDGDIERDPLFNQAKNLILQTGNASTTFLQRKLKIGYARAASLIDQLEEARIIGPSEGAKPRQILVQLPPQEG